The Alphaproteobacteria bacterium genome has a segment encoding these proteins:
- a CDS encoding MMPL family transporter, which yields MKTSFSSEKVTAVQQAFAAWTLTVARHARSVIVICGILTVAAAWFAAGNLAIDTSTTNMISAETPFRQNAIAYDRAFPQFSDLIVIVVDAPSSDAATAMAKALTGALRGKGDLFKGIEYPEGDPFFRRAGLLYLDLESLSALADRLAAAEPFLATLAHQPNLNGLFDFLGLALRNDGAAGGAELADLFRRVDGIVDAHVADRPAMLAWRDLIDGERKDGARQIVLARPRLEHGGLSPGADALAAIRQAAADLRDDGLRDVTVRLTGSVAIADDELRSVALGGEKAGLLTLGLVVLLVVIGLRTIRLIVPAIATLVVGLIWTAAFAALAVGHLNLISIAFAVLFIGLGVDFSIHYCLYYRERAARDATGALVATGCGVGGSLAIGALCAAAGFLSFLPTDYKGLAELGLISGGGMAIAFFLNMTLLPAILSLFPGKPIETAAPGVPTEPFTGKYHRPILWIAAACAILAASAMPFAKFDFNPMNLKDPTSESVSTFLDLANDPRNGVYAIDVLVAGLDHAAREAERLSALPGVGTAVTLNSLVPEDQAEKLTVIDDMAYFLGPVLTAPAADQPAAGSFAESLEDFRRTAATFLAGDPGGPLADAVAQLDRALSSVDPANAARLQDLDRRLTGYLPGLLDDLRLALEAGPVSVDDIPPHIRRNWLTNDGVARIQLQPAKPVRSNDELRQFAATVLAAAPNAVGTPVTISEAGDAVVSAFREASIIAFVLVSAILIVLLRGIARSFLVLLPLSLAAVLTGGTSVALNLPFNFANIIVLPLLFGLGVASGVHMVMREQAANRAIDIMQTSTPRAVLFSALTTIASFGSLALSGHLGMTSMGQLLTIAIGYTLVCMLLVLPAMMAWRDRRSP from the coding sequence ATGAAAACCAGCTTCTCTTCAGAAAAGGTAACCGCGGTACAGCAGGCCTTTGCGGCCTGGACGCTGACCGTGGCGCGTCATGCCCGCAGCGTTATCGTCATTTGCGGGATTTTGACCGTCGCGGCGGCATGGTTTGCGGCCGGCAACCTCGCCATCGATACCAGTACGACGAACATGATTTCCGCGGAAACCCCGTTTCGGCAGAACGCCATCGCCTATGACCGGGCGTTCCCGCAGTTCAGCGACCTGATCGTCATTGTTGTCGATGCTCCCTCGTCTGATGCGGCAACCGCGATGGCAAAGGCATTGACCGGCGCGCTGCGCGGGAAAGGCGACCTGTTCAAGGGAATCGAATATCCGGAAGGCGATCCGTTTTTCAGGCGCGCGGGCCTGCTCTATCTGGACCTGGAATCGTTATCGGCGCTTGCCGACCGGCTGGCGGCAGCCGAACCGTTTCTGGCAACGCTCGCGCATCAGCCAAACCTGAACGGGTTATTCGATTTTCTCGGACTCGCCCTGCGCAACGATGGCGCCGCCGGGGGAGCGGAACTGGCCGACCTGTTTCGCCGCGTTGACGGCATCGTGGACGCGCATGTCGCGGACCGCCCGGCAATGCTGGCATGGCGCGACCTGATCGACGGCGAACGCAAGGACGGCGCGCGCCAGATCGTCCTGGCGCGGCCCAGGCTGGAGCATGGCGGGCTTTCCCCCGGTGCGGACGCACTTGCCGCAATCCGGCAAGCGGCCGCGGACCTCCGGGACGACGGGCTGCGGGACGTCACAGTCAGACTGACCGGATCTGTCGCGATTGCGGACGATGAACTGCGCAGCGTTGCGCTGGGCGGCGAGAAGGCGGGACTGCTGACGCTCGGCCTCGTGGTCCTGCTGGTGGTGATCGGCTTGCGGACCATCCGTTTGATCGTGCCCGCCATCGCGACCCTCGTTGTCGGGCTCATCTGGACAGCGGCCTTTGCCGCGCTGGCGGTCGGCCACCTGAACCTCATTTCAATTGCCTTCGCGGTCCTGTTTATCGGGCTCGGCGTCGATTTCAGCATCCATTACTGCCTGTACTACCGCGAACGCGCCGCCCGCGACGCTACCGGCGCGCTGGTCGCCACGGGGTGCGGCGTCGGCGGATCGCTGGCGATCGGCGCGCTTTGCGCCGCGGCCGGGTTTCTGTCCTTCCTGCCGACGGACTACAAGGGCCTCGCCGAACTGGGCCTCATATCGGGGGGCGGCATGGCAATTGCGTTTTTTCTGAACATGACCCTGCTGCCGGCGATCCTGTCGCTGTTTCCCGGCAAACCGATTGAAACCGCAGCGCCCGGCGTCCCAACGGAACCGTTCACCGGGAAATATCACCGTCCGATACTGTGGATTGCGGCCGCCTGCGCGATACTGGCCGCCAGCGCCATGCCTTTCGCAAAATTCGACTTCAATCCTATGAACCTGAAGGACCCGACCAGCGAATCGGTATCCACCTTTCTGGATCTCGCGAATGATCCCCGAAACGGCGTGTACGCGATTGATGTCCTGGTTGCCGGCCTGGACCACGCGGCCCGGGAGGCGGAGCGGCTGAGCGCGTTGCCCGGCGTCGGGACCGCCGTGACCCTCAACAGCCTTGTTCCGGAGGATCAGGCGGAAAAACTGACCGTCATCGACGACATGGCTTACTTTCTGGGTCCGGTGCTGACGGCGCCGGCCGCGGACCAGCCCGCCGCCGGTTCGTTTGCCGAATCCCTGGAAGATTTCAGGCGCACGGCCGCCACGTTCCTGGCCGGCGATCCCGGCGGGCCGCTTGCCGACGCCGTGGCGCAGCTCGACCGCGCCCTGTCGTCCGTCGACCCGGCCAACGCCGCGCGCCTCCAGGATCTCGACCGCAGGCTGACAGGATATCTTCCCGGGCTGCTGGACGACCTGCGTCTCGCGCTGGAAGCAGGCCCTGTCTCGGTGGATGACATTCCGCCGCACATCCGTCGGAACTGGCTCACCAATGACGGCGTTGCGCGGATACAGCTGCAACCCGCAAAGCCTGTTCGATCGAACGACGAATTGCGGCAATTCGCGGCGACCGTTCTGGCAGCGGCGCCGAATGCCGTTGGAACGCCGGTTACGATTTCCGAGGCGGGCGACGCCGTCGTATCCGCGTTCCGGGAGGCGTCGATTATCGCCTTTGTGCTGGTTTCCGCGATTCTGATCGTCCTGCTGCGCGGTATCGCACGGTCCTTTCTGGTTCTGCTGCCGCTCTCGCTCGCGGCCGTGCTGACCGGCGGCACCTCCGTCGCGCTGAACCTGCCCTTCAATTTTGCCAATATTATCGTCCTGCCGCTGTTGTTCGGTCTTGGCGTCGCCAGCGGCGTTCACATGGTCATGCGGGAGCAGGCGGCGAACAGGGCAATCGACATCATGCAAACCAGCACGCCGCGTGCCGTGCTGTTCAGCGCATTGACGACAATCGCATCCTTCGGCAGCCTCGCGCTGTCGGGACATCTTGGCATGACCAGCATGGGCCAGCTCCTGACCATCGCCATCGGCTATACGCTGGTCTGCATGCTGCTCGTCCTGCCCGCCATGATGGCCTGGCGCGACCGGCGCAGCCCATAA
- a CDS encoding phosphocholine cytidylyltransferase family protein gives MKAVMLAAGVGSRLEKETGFPPKTLLRFGGKTLLQRHAEILKYLGFDELVMGVGYQAERIRAEIAAIGAGDFVRTVDCPDHAKGAPYTLWGLRAEFTGPTVFMDGDVLYDHRLMARLVNSRHQTCFAMDRNVRPGDDPVKICFKDGRIVDFHKMPTAPFDTFHEWIGFLRLSADIARRVEPALRPYIEAGRTDFIYEQAFRDILYASPDGTFATEDITGLPWTEIDFPHDLVYAEKTIFPRLEPLPA, from the coding sequence ATGAAAGCTGTCATGCTTGCCGCCGGAGTCGGCTCACGGCTCGAAAAGGAAACCGGTTTTCCCCCGAAGACGCTGCTCCGCTTCGGCGGAAAGACCCTGCTGCAGCGTCACGCCGAAATCCTGAAATACCTGGGATTCGACGAACTGGTCATGGGCGTCGGCTATCAGGCCGAGCGTATCCGCGCGGAAATCGCGGCCATCGGCGCCGGCGATTTCGTGCGCACCGTGGATTGCCCGGATCACGCGAAGGGCGCACCGTATACCCTATGGGGTCTGCGGGCGGAATTCACCGGACCGACAGTCTTCATGGACGGCGATGTCCTGTACGACCACCGGCTGATGGCCAGGCTGGTGAATTCGCGCCATCAGACCTGTTTCGCCATGGACCGGAACGTCCGGCCGGGCGACGATCCTGTGAAGATATGCTTCAAGGACGGCCGGATAGTGGATTTTCACAAGATGCCGACCGCCCCTTTCGATACGTTTCACGAATGGATCGGCTTTCTGCGCCTGTCCGCGGATATCGCGCGCCGGGTCGAACCGGCCCTGCGCCCCTATATCGAAGCGGGGCGGACCGATTTCATTTACGAGCAAGCCTTCCGCGACATCCTGTACGCATCGCCCGACGGAACCTTTGCCACAGAAGACATTACCGGCCTTCCCTGGACTGAAATCGATTTCCCGCATGACCTGGTTTATGCCGAAAAGACCATTTTCCCCCGGCTGGAGCCGCTGCCCGCATGA
- a CDS encoding flippase-like domain-containing protein: protein MKWSILIGLILGGGLFTALIAWYGAADILAGAIAIGWGILLVVLFRIALLVIDMLSWHVLIPREKRISVGRLFWIRWIADSVNTLLPVARIGGEFLRAFLLHRRGIEGPIAGASVMVDLTAGILAQFIFSVVGVMAFAAIVGGGQDTIVNLAIGLSLFGAGLVGFYVVQQTGPFLRLARLMERFASVNAWTSITGGAAALDAAVIAMYRQRRATTLCCFWRIIGWVAGTGEVWLILMFLGHPVTLTEAFVLESLSQAARSAGFMIPGGLGIQEGGLILIGGFIGLTPELALTLSLIKRGRELIIGIPGLVAWQIDEGRNLWRRRHS, encoded by the coding sequence ATGAAGTGGTCCATCCTCATCGGCCTGATCCTCGGCGGCGGGCTGTTTACCGCCTTGATCGCCTGGTATGGCGCGGCGGATATCCTGGCCGGCGCCATCGCCATCGGCTGGGGCATTCTGCTGGTTGTCCTGTTCCGCATCGCGTTGCTCGTCATCGACATGCTTTCCTGGCATGTCCTGATTCCCCGGGAGAAGCGGATTTCCGTCGGCCGTCTTTTCTGGATCCGCTGGATTGCCGATTCCGTGAATACCCTGCTGCCTGTCGCGCGGATCGGGGGAGAATTCCTGCGCGCGTTCCTGTTGCACCGCCGGGGCATCGAGGGGCCGATTGCCGGCGCAAGCGTCATGGTAGACCTTACCGCCGGAATTCTGGCCCAGTTCATTTTCTCCGTTGTCGGCGTCATGGCCTTCGCGGCCATCGTCGGGGGCGGCCAGGACACGATTGTAAATCTTGCAATCGGACTCTCCCTGTTCGGCGCCGGGCTGGTCGGGTTTTACGTTGTGCAGCAAACCGGCCCGTTTTTGCGGCTCGCCAGGCTGATGGAACGTTTTGCCAGCGTTAATGCCTGGACATCGATCACCGGCGGAGCCGCCGCACTGGATGCCGCGGTCATCGCGATGTACCGGCAGCGGCGCGCCACCACCCTGTGCTGCTTCTGGCGCATTATCGGCTGGGTCGCGGGAACCGGCGAGGTCTGGCTGATCCTGATGTTTCTGGGCCACCCGGTTACCCTGACGGAAGCCTTCGTGCTGGAAAGCCTCAGCCAGGCGGCCCGCAGCGCCGGGTTCATGATCCCCGGCGGCCTGGGGATTCAGGAAGGCGGACTTATCCTGATCGGAGGCTTCATTGGCCTGACGCCGGAACTGGCGCTCACGCTTTCACTGATCAAGCGCGGGCGCGAATTGATTATCGGGATACCCGGCCTGGTCGCCTGGCAGATAGACGAGGGGCGCAACCTGTGGCGGCGACGGCATTCGTGA
- the ispH gene encoding 4-hydroxy-3-methylbut-2-enyl diphosphate reductase encodes MSKKPLKVLLAQPRGFCAGVVRAVDIVERALEKFGKPVYVRHEIVHNKHVVETLKSKGAIFVEEVDEIPEGAVTIFSAHGVSQKVEGDAVGRFLEVIDATCPLVSKVHKEAQRYSRSGYEIVLIGHRGHPEVEGTMGQVPGTVHLVSRKEDVAGLKTTDSGKLAYVTQTTLSVDDTRDIITALRTRFPKIVGPDVKDICYATQNRQSVVREMVRHADVILVIGADYSSNSNRLREIGQESGVPSYLLPDASALDPAWLENVGTVGITAGASAPEELVQGLIQRLGDSFEVDVQNLETVKENIHFKLPRELMATA; translated from the coding sequence ATGAGTAAAAAGCCCTTAAAGGTCCTGCTGGCCCAGCCGAGGGGCTTTTGCGCCGGGGTCGTGCGCGCCGTCGATATTGTCGAGCGCGCGCTCGAAAAGTTCGGCAAGCCCGTCTATGTCCGGCATGAAATCGTTCACAACAAACATGTCGTCGAGACCCTGAAAAGCAAGGGCGCCATCTTCGTCGAGGAAGTCGACGAAATTCCGGAAGGCGCCGTCACGATCTTCAGCGCCCACGGCGTATCGCAGAAGGTCGAGGGCGACGCCGTCGGGCGGTTCCTGGAGGTCATCGACGCGACATGCCCCCTGGTCAGCAAGGTTCACAAGGAAGCCCAGCGTTATTCGCGCAGCGGATACGAAATCGTGCTTATCGGCCATCGCGGCCACCCCGAAGTCGAAGGCACGATGGGCCAGGTACCGGGAACGGTGCATCTGGTCAGCCGGAAAGAGGATGTGGCGGGCCTCAAGACAACCGATTCGGGCAAACTCGCCTACGTCACCCAGACAACGCTGAGCGTGGATGACACAAGGGATATCATCACCGCCCTGCGGACGCGCTTTCCGAAGATCGTCGGGCCGGATGTGAAGGATATCTGTTACGCGACGCAGAACCGCCAGAGCGTCGTCCGCGAAATGGTCCGGCACGCCGATGTCATCCTGGTCATCGGAGCGGATTACAGTTCAAATTCCAACCGGCTGCGCGAAATCGGCCAGGAATCCGGCGTCCCGAGCTACCTGTTACCCGACGCATCGGCGCTCGACCCCGCTTGGCTCGAGAACGTCGGGACGGTCGGCATCACGGCCGGCGCATCGGCGCCCGAGGAACTGGTGCAGGGACTCATCCAGCGACTCGGCGACAGCTTCGAGGTCGATGTCCAGAACCTCGAAACCGTCAAGGAAAACATCCACTTCAAATTGCCGCGCGAACTGATGGCAACCGCTTAA
- the hpnH gene encoding adenosyl-hopene transferase HpnH has translation MAVPLIQQLRVGAYVVKQRIKGVKKYPLVLMLEPLFRCNLACPGCGKIDYPDDILNRRLSVDECIEAVEECGAPIVSIPGGEPLIHKEIKEIVDALIARKKFIYLCTNALLLEKKLHLFKPSPYLTFSIHLDGLEADHDRAVDRKGVFQIATRAIVKARDAGFRVNVNCTLFDGAQAEDVAAFFDYGMSLGVEGITVSPGYAYERAPDQTHFLSRQKTKQLFRNVFRLGKGRNWRFSQSTLFLDFLAGNQEYQCTPWGNPTRNVFGWQRPCYLLGEGYAPSYKALMAETDWESYGTGKYEKCAECMVHCGYEATAVMDTIAHPMKALKTFIKGPELDGPMAPEISLENQRPAEYIFESNVQKTLTQLHAEAEERARGRSDAA, from the coding sequence GTGGCAGTACCTCTCATTCAGCAATTGCGCGTCGGCGCCTATGTTGTGAAACAGCGGATCAAGGGCGTCAAAAAATATCCACTGGTCCTGATGCTGGAGCCCCTGTTCCGATGCAATCTCGCCTGTCCCGGCTGTGGCAAGATCGACTATCCCGACGATATCCTGAACCGCCGGCTGAGCGTGGATGAATGTATAGAAGCCGTTGAGGAATGCGGCGCCCCGATCGTGTCGATACCCGGCGGCGAACCGCTGATCCACAAGGAAATCAAGGAAATCGTCGATGCGCTGATTGCGCGCAAGAAATTCATCTATCTGTGCACGAATGCGCTGCTGCTTGAAAAGAAGCTGCACCTCTTCAAGCCGAGCCCCTATCTGACGTTCTCCATCCATCTGGACGGGCTGGAAGCGGATCACGACCGGGCCGTCGACCGGAAGGGCGTCTTCCAGATCGCGACCCGGGCTATCGTAAAGGCGCGGGATGCCGGGTTCCGGGTCAATGTGAACTGCACCCTGTTCGACGGGGCCCAGGCGGAAGATGTCGCCGCCTTTTTCGACTACGGCATGTCGCTCGGCGTCGAGGGGATAACGGTTTCGCCGGGCTATGCCTATGAACGCGCGCCCGACCAGACGCATTTCCTGTCGCGGCAGAAAACCAAACAGTTGTTCCGTAATGTGTTCAGGCTTGGGAAGGGACGGAACTGGCGTTTCAGCCAGTCGACCCTTTTCCTCGACTTTCTTGCCGGAAATCAGGAATACCAGTGCACCCCCTGGGGCAATCCGACCCGTAACGTCTTCGGGTGGCAACGCCCGTGTTATCTGTTGGGCGAGGGATACGCCCCCAGCTACAAGGCCCTGATGGCGGAAACCGACTGGGAGTCCTACGGGACCGGCAAATACGAAAAATGCGCCGAGTGCATGGTGCATTGCGGATATGAAGCCACGGCCGTGATGGACACGATTGCCCACCCGATGAAAGCGCTGAAAACATTCATAAAGGGCCCGGAACTGGACGGCCCGATGGCGCCGGAAATCTCGCTCGAAAACCAGCGGCCGGCCGAATATATCTTCGAATCGAATGTGCAGAAGACGCTGACCCAGTTGCACGCTGAAGCGGAAGAACGGGCGCGGGGGCGCAGCGACGCGGCCTGA
- the shc gene encoding squalene--hopene cyclase, whose translation MNAAREVGGADAYVGGVPQQHDDGLLNKVDATVEDAGNALAALQNGDGHWVFELEADVTIPAEYILLEHFLDEIDPEIENKLAVYLRDKQELHGGWSLFYQGDFDISASVKAYYALKLFGDRPEEPHMTRARDAILAHGGAETCNVFTRIALALFDQLPWRAVPVMPIEIMLLPRWFPFHISKISYWSRTVLVPLLILMALKPRARNPRGVHIEELFVTPSDDVKHYMRNATGSPWGAIMIGLDKVLRIIERQYPKNRRQRAFRKAEAFVRERLNGEDGLGGIFPAMANTVMAFDRLGFPKDHPDVVLAKTAIRRLLVLEEDRGYCQPCMSPVWDTGLASLAMMEAGVSRDSDALQKAAHWLADRQVLDVRGDWADGRPGVRPGGWSFQYNNDYYPDVDDSAVVAMALDRMDDPAFESTLDRAEEWIVGMQCRNGGWGSFDAENTYTYLNYIPFADHGALLDPPTEDVTARCVSMLAQMGRESGKASVARGLAYLRDMQQPDGSWFGRWGTNYIYGTWSVLGAFNAANEDMSAPHIRKAVAWLESRQRDDGGWGEDGATYWAETRTKVKASTPSQTAWALLALMAAGEIDSDAVRRGIEYLLSAERDGVRWVEPWYTAVGFPRVFYLRYHGYSAYFPLWALARYRNLKAGNAKSAPYGM comes from the coding sequence ATGAATGCAGCCAGGGAAGTTGGAGGGGCCGACGCATATGTCGGCGGCGTTCCACAGCAGCATGACGATGGACTTCTGAATAAAGTAGATGCGACCGTCGAAGATGCCGGCAACGCTCTGGCCGCGCTCCAGAACGGCGATGGCCACTGGGTGTTCGAACTCGAAGCCGATGTGACGATCCCGGCCGAGTATATTCTGCTGGAGCATTTTCTCGACGAAATCGACCCGGAAATAGAGAACAAGCTCGCGGTCTATCTGCGGGACAAGCAGGAATTGCATGGCGGCTGGTCGCTGTTTTACCAGGGCGATTTCGATATCAGCGCCAGCGTAAAGGCCTATTACGCGCTGAAGCTGTTTGGCGACCGTCCCGAAGAACCGCATATGACGCGCGCGCGCGACGCAATTCTCGCCCATGGCGGGGCCGAAACCTGTAATGTGTTTACGCGCATAGCGCTGGCGCTTTTCGATCAGCTTCCCTGGCGGGCGGTTCCGGTCATGCCGATTGAAATCATGTTGCTGCCGCGCTGGTTTCCCTTCCATATCTCCAAGATATCGTACTGGTCGCGCACGGTGCTGGTGCCGTTGCTGATCCTGATGGCGCTGAAGCCGCGCGCCCGCAATCCGCGCGGCGTGCATATCGAGGAGCTGTTCGTCACCCCGTCCGACGACGTCAAGCATTACATGCGCAATGCGACCGGGTCCCCCTGGGGTGCTATCATGATCGGCCTGGACAAGGTGCTGCGGATTATCGAACGGCAATATCCGAAGAACCGGCGGCAACGCGCCTTCCGAAAGGCGGAGGCATTCGTTCGCGAACGCCTGAACGGGGAAGACGGTTTGGGCGGCATTTTTCCTGCGATGGCCAATACGGTCATGGCGTTCGACCGGCTGGGGTTTCCCAAGGATCATCCGGATGTCGTTCTGGCGAAAACCGCTATCCGGCGGTTGCTCGTCCTGGAGGAAGACCGGGGGTATTGCCAGCCCTGCATGTCGCCGGTCTGGGATACCGGCCTCGCCTCGCTGGCGATGATGGAAGCGGGCGTATCGCGGGATAGCGATGCGCTGCAAAAGGCGGCGCACTGGCTGGCGGATCGCCAGGTGCTGGACGTCAGGGGCGACTGGGCGGACGGGCGTCCGGGCGTCCGGCCGGGTGGCTGGTCCTTCCAGTATAACAACGACTACTATCCGGATGTGGACGATTCCGCCGTGGTGGCCATGGCGCTGGACCGGATGGACGACCCGGCATTCGAGTCGACGCTGGACCGCGCCGAAGAATGGATTGTCGGCATGCAGTGCAGGAACGGCGGCTGGGGGTCGTTCGATGCGGAAAACACCTATACCTATCTCAATTATATCCCCTTTGCCGACCATGGCGCGCTGCTCGACCCGCCGACCGAGGATGTAACCGCACGGTGCGTCAGCATGCTGGCGCAGATGGGGCGTGAATCCGGCAAGGCGTCTGTGGCACGGGGGCTCGCCTATCTGCGGGATATGCAGCAGCCGGACGGTTCGTGGTTCGGACGCTGGGGCACGAATTATATCTACGGCACCTGGTCGGTTCTCGGCGCCTTCAATGCGGCGAATGAAGACATGTCGGCGCCTCATATCCGAAAGGCGGTGGCGTGGCTTGAAAGCCGCCAGCGGGACGATGGCGGCTGGGGTGAGGATGGCGCGACATACTGGGCCGAGACACGGACGAAGGTGAAGGCGAGCACACCGTCGCAAACGGCCTGGGCCCTGCTGGCGCTGATGGCCGCGGGGGAAATCGACTCGGACGCCGTGCGGCGCGGTATCGAATATCTCCTGTCGGCGGAACGCGACGGGGTCCGCTGGGTGGAGCCCTGGTACACGGCGGTCGGCTTCCCGCGGGTCTTTTATCTGCGCTACCACGGCTACAGCGCCTATTTCCCGCTTTGGGCGCTGGCCCGTTACCGCAACCTGAAAGCCGGTAACGCCAAGTCGGCGCCATACGGAATGTGA
- the hpnE gene encoding hydroxysqualene dehydroxylase HpnE translates to MTRVHVVGAGLAGLAAAVRLAAAGRLVTVYESSGHAGGRCRSFHDSVLGAVIDNGNHMLLSGNRSVMAYLDETGAADPLSGPGDAAFPFVDLASGARWTVRPNAGPVPWWILCPGRRPPGTRPVDFLAALRLRQAGPAATVEEVLGDTGALYARFWEPLAVAALNTPADRAAAAPLWQVLTETFAGGAALCRPLAARTSLSDSFVTPALSTLAAAGADIRYAHRLKGVERRNGAISYLDFSDTGVVVQSADSVILALPPAGLKAVFPDMALPDGSHAIVNAHFRLAAPLSAGDDVSMLGLVGGLAHWLFIRGDIVSVTVSAADELALEPADSIACRLWRDVCHALDWRGAAIPPYRIVKERRATFSQTPAAMRLRAKTRTATANLYLAGDWTDTGLPATIESAIRSGHAAAQAVLGG, encoded by the coding sequence ATGACACGGGTTCATGTTGTGGGTGCGGGACTGGCGGGGCTGGCTGCGGCCGTCCGGCTCGCGGCGGCGGGCCGTCTCGTCACGGTCTACGAATCCAGCGGTCACGCCGGCGGCCGCTGCCGTTCATTTCATGACAGCGTCCTGGGCGCCGTGATCGACAATGGCAACCACATGCTGTTGAGCGGCAATCGTTCCGTCATGGCCTATCTGGACGAAACCGGCGCCGCTGACCCGCTGTCCGGACCGGGGGACGCCGCCTTTCCCTTCGTTGACCTGGCGAGCGGCGCGCGCTGGACGGTCCGGCCGAACGCCGGTCCGGTTCCGTGGTGGATCCTGTGTCCCGGCAGACGCCCGCCCGGAACCCGCCCTGTCGATTTTCTTGCCGCCCTGCGCCTTCGCCAGGCGGGCCCGGCCGCAACTGTCGAAGAGGTGCTGGGGGACACAGGGGCATTGTATGCACGTTTCTGGGAACCGTTGGCCGTGGCCGCGCTCAACACGCCGGCGGATCGTGCGGCGGCCGCGCCACTGTGGCAGGTCCTGACGGAGACCTTTGCCGGCGGCGCGGCGCTTTGCCGGCCGCTGGCCGCCCGGACCAGCCTGTCGGACAGCTTTGTGACGCCGGCTCTGTCGACGCTGGCGGCCGCGGGGGCGGATATCCGGTATGCGCATCGCCTGAAGGGCGTGGAACGGCGTAACGGCGCGATTAGCTACCTCGATTTTTCGGATACCGGTGTCGTGGTGCAGTCTGCCGATTCCGTCATCCTGGCGCTGCCTCCTGCCGGATTGAAGGCGGTTTTTCCGGACATGGCGCTGCCGGACGGCAGTCATGCCATCGTGAACGCGCATTTCCGGCTCGCGGCGCCGCTGTCCGCCGGTGACGACGTTTCCATGCTCGGACTGGTCGGCGGCCTGGCGCACTGGCTGTTCATCCGCGGTGATATTGTTTCCGTCACCGTCAGCGCCGCCGATGAACTGGCGCTTGAACCGGCCGATTCAATCGCGTGCCGGTTATGGCGGGACGTCTGCCACGCGCTGGACTGGCGCGGCGCCGCGATCCCGCCGTACCGAATCGTGAAGGAACGGCGCGCAACTTTCTCGCAAACGCCCGCCGCAATGCGGCTGCGGGCGAAAACGCGGACGGCGACCGCCAATCTTTACCTTGCCGGCGACTGGACCGATACCGGGCTGCCCGCGACCATCGAAAGCGCCATCCGCTCCGGTCACGCCGCGGCGCAGGCCGTATTAGGGGGCTGA
- the hpnD gene encoding presqualene diphosphate synthase HpnD, with translation MANLQSSASDDLTRSDDAPIVFDAAAAREHARRIVERSGSSFRLGMRVLPSDRRAAMYAIYAFCREVDDIADGPGDAAGKLARLAAWRDEVESLYDGRPHFPTAQALLDPVQAFGLPRAEFLAVIDGMEMDAREAIWGPSYADLFLYCRRVAGAVGMLSIHAFGETRPPAPDLAVSLGNALQLTNILRDVHEDALAGRLYLPRELLDKHGVTATTASELLADPAVARVCADLAEVAREAFTVSAYLMQRLDRRRIRPAILMMAVYRQTLEMLRRRGWNRLDEPVGLSRWAKIRLVLRHSFF, from the coding sequence ATGGCGAACTTGCAGTCTTCCGCTTCAGACGACCTGACACGCAGCGACGATGCGCCGATCGTGTTCGATGCGGCGGCGGCGCGGGAGCATGCGCGCCGGATCGTGGAACGTTCCGGCTCGTCTTTCCGCCTTGGCATGCGTGTGCTGCCGTCGGACCGGCGGGCGGCGATGTATGCGATCTACGCCTTTTGCCGGGAGGTGGACGACATTGCCGACGGGCCCGGAGACGCCGCCGGCAAGCTGGCGCGTCTGGCGGCATGGCGTGACGAAGTCGAAAGCCTGTATGACGGCCGGCCCCATTTCCCCACCGCGCAGGCGCTGCTTGATCCGGTTCAGGCATTCGGACTGCCCAGGGCGGAGTTCCTTGCCGTAATCGACGGTATGGAAATGGATGCGCGCGAAGCAATCTGGGGGCCCAGCTACGCCGATCTGTTTCTGTATTGCCGGCGCGTCGCCGGTGCGGTCGGCATGCTGTCGATTCACGCCTTTGGCGAAACCCGTCCGCCGGCGCCGGACCTGGCGGTCAGCCTGGGCAATGCCCTGCAGTTGACCAATATCCTCCGCGACGTTCATGAAGATGCCCTTGCAGGGCGGCTTTACCTGCCGCGGGAACTGCTGGACAAACATGGCGTGACGGCGACGACCGCTTCCGAATTATTGGCGGACCCGGCGGTGGCGCGCGTCTGCGCGGACCTCGCTGAAGTGGCCCGGGAAGCTTTCACCGTCAGCGCGTACCTGATGCAGCGTCTCGACCGGCGCAGGATTCGGCCGGCCATTCTGATGATGGCGGTTTATCGGCAGACGCTCGAGATGCTCCGTCGGCGCGGATGGAACCGGCTCGACGAACCGGTTGGCCTGTCGCGATGGGCGAAAATCCGCCTCGTGCTGCGGCACAGTTTCTTCTAG